TTAGAAGTTACTGGAAAAATTCAACAGGGACAATTAACCTTAGATTATCCTTTAGAAGTTGATGGTTTTAATATTGTTAAGGTAATTATTCTCCTACCAGAAGCAGATGACATTGAATCTGATCCTGATGACACTCCAATTCAGGAAATAAAAGAGAGTTTAAAAACAGCATTACAAGAAGCAAAAGCAGGAAAAAGAATCCCTTTAGAAAAAATGTGGGAAGGAATTGATGCAGAATGATTCTTTTTTAATTAATATTGATTTAACTCCTGAATATCAGAGAAATTTAAAACATTTAGCCAAAAAATACCGAAATATTCGTTCTGATACTCAATCTTTCATTACACAATTGCAAAAAGGAAATTTATTAGGAGATAGATTAACTGGTTTTAATGAAGATGTTTATATTTATAAAGCTAGAGTCAAAAATAGTAAGTAGGTA
The DNA window shown above is from Anabaena sp. WA102 and carries:
- a CDS encoding type II toxin-antitoxin system RelN family antitoxin, yielding MKALEVTGKIQQGQLTLDYPLEVDGFNIVKVIILLPEADDIESDPDDTPIQEIKESLKTALQEAKAGKRIPLEKMWEGIDAE